A genomic region of Klebsiella sp. RIT-PI-d contains the following coding sequences:
- a CDS encoding MFS transporter, whose amino-acid sequence MQNRLSSGKRLGRQALLFPLCLVLYEFATYIANDMIQPGMLAVVEEYRVGIEWVPTSMTAYLAGGMFLQWLLGPLSDRIGRRPVMLTGVVWFIVTCLATLLAQTIEQFTVLRFLQGISLCFIGAVGYAAIQESYEEAVCIKITALMANVALIAPLLGPLVGAAWVHFAPWETMFVLFAVLAAIAFFGLQRAMPETATRLGERLSLAELGRDYKQVLKNVRFVAGALGIGFVSLPLLAWIAQSPVIIISGEHATSYEYGLLQIPIFGALIMGNLVLARLTSRRTVRSLIIAGSWPIIGGLLLAAAATVVSGHAYQWMTIGLSLYAFGIGLANAGLVRLTLFASDVSKGTVSAAMGMLQMLIFTVGIELSKHAYLLGGNGLFSLFNLASGVLYIGLVIIFLKNKSVGNSQ is encoded by the coding sequence ATGCAAAACCGTTTATCTTCCGGCAAACGCCTGGGTCGTCAGGCCTTGTTGTTTCCGTTGTGCCTTGTCCTTTACGAATTCGCGACCTATATCGCCAACGATATGATCCAGCCTGGAATGCTGGCAGTTGTTGAAGAATATCGGGTCGGCATTGAGTGGGTGCCTACCTCAATGACTGCCTATCTGGCGGGGGGGATGTTTTTACAGTGGCTGCTGGGGCCGCTGTCCGACCGTATTGGCCGTCGCCCGGTGATGCTAACCGGCGTGGTGTGGTTTATTGTGACCTGCCTCGCGACGCTGCTGGCACAGACCATTGAACAGTTCACCGTACTGCGATTTTTACAGGGCATCAGCCTGTGCTTTATTGGCGCGGTCGGGTATGCCGCCATTCAGGAATCCTATGAAGAGGCGGTATGTATCAAGATCACCGCCCTGATGGCGAACGTGGCGCTGATTGCCCCGCTGCTTGGCCCGCTGGTCGGCGCAGCGTGGGTGCATTTTGCGCCCTGGGAGACCATGTTTGTACTGTTTGCCGTGCTTGCCGCGATCGCTTTTTTTGGCTTACAGCGCGCGATGCCGGAAACTGCCACCCGGCTGGGTGAAAGGCTCTCGTTAGCCGAGCTGGGGCGGGATTATAAACAGGTGCTTAAAAACGTGCGCTTTGTCGCCGGTGCGCTGGGTATAGGCTTTGTCAGTCTGCCGCTGCTGGCGTGGATTGCGCAGTCGCCGGTCATTATTATCAGCGGTGAACATGCTACCAGCTATGAATATGGTCTGCTGCAAATTCCCATTTTTGGCGCGTTGATCATGGGCAATCTGGTGCTGGCGCGGCTGACCTCGCGACGTACCGTCCGCTCGCTGATTATTGCCGGCAGCTGGCCGATTATTGGCGGACTGTTGCTGGCTGCGGCGGCAACGGTCGTTTCAGGTCATGCTTATCAGTGGATGACAATTGGCCTGAGCCTGTATGCTTTCGGTATCGGGCTGGCTAACGCGGGGCTGGTGCGACTCACCCTGTTTGCCAGCGACGTCAGCAAAGGCACGGTATCGGCAGCGATGGGAATGCTGCAAATGCTGATTTTTACAGTCGGTATTGAGTTGAGTAAACATGCGTATTTGCTGGGAGGCAACGGCCTGTTTAGCCTCTTTAACCTGGCGAGCGGCGTACTGTATATTGGCCTGGTCATTATTTTTTTGAAAAATAAGAGCGTCGGGAATTCGCAATAA
- a CDS encoding aspartate:alanine antiporter codes for MNINVAELLNGNYILLLFVVLALGLCLGKLRLGSIQLGNSIGVLVVSLLLGQQHFSINTDALNLGFMLFIFCVGVEAGPNFFSIFFRDGKNYLMLALVMVGSALLIALGFGKLFGWDIGLTAGMLAGSMTSTPVLVGAGDTLRHSGMQGSQLAQALDNLSVGYALTYLIGLVSLIFGARYLPKLQHQDLQTSAQQIARERGLDTDANRKVYLPVIRAYRVGLELVEWADGKNLRELGIYRQTGCYIERIRRNGILATPDGDAVLQVGDEIALVGYPDAHARLDHSFRNGKEVFDRDLLDMRIVTEEIVVKNHNAVGRRLAQLKLTDHGCFLNRVIRSQIEMPIDDNVVLNKGDVLQVSGDARRVKTVADRIGFVSIHSQVTDLLAFCSFFVVGLMIGMITFQFSSFSFGVGNAAGLLFAGIMLGFLRANHPTFGYIPQGALTMVKEFGLMVFMAGVGLSAGSGIGHGLGAVGGQMLIAGLVVSLLPVVICFLFGAYVLRMNRAMLFGAMMGARTCAPAMEIISDTARSNIPALGYAGTYAIANVLLTLAGTLIIVIWPGFG; via the coding sequence GTGAATATAAACGTCGCAGAATTGTTAAATGGGAATTACATCCTGTTATTATTTGTTGTACTTGCTCTGGGTCTGTGCCTCGGTAAATTACGCCTTGGTTCAATACAACTCGGTAATTCCATTGGCGTTTTAGTTGTTTCGCTATTACTGGGACAGCAACACTTCAGCATTAACACAGATGCATTAAATCTGGGATTTATGCTGTTTATTTTTTGTGTCGGTGTGGAAGCCGGGCCTAATTTTTTCTCTATTTTTTTTCGCGACGGAAAGAATTATTTAATGCTGGCCCTGGTGATGGTCGGTAGTGCTCTGCTGATTGCCCTGGGGTTCGGCAAGCTGTTCGGCTGGGATATCGGCCTGACGGCCGGTATGCTGGCAGGCTCAATGACGTCTACCCCTGTGTTGGTTGGTGCAGGCGATACCCTCCGCCATTCGGGGATGCAGGGTAGCCAACTTGCCCAGGCTCTCGATAACCTTAGCGTGGGATATGCGCTTACCTATTTAATTGGGCTGGTCAGCCTGATTTTCGGGGCGCGCTATTTGCCAAAATTACAGCATCAGGATTTACAGACCAGTGCCCAGCAAATTGCCCGCGAGCGCGGTCTGGATACCGATGCAAATCGTAAAGTCTATCTGCCGGTGATCCGGGCCTATCGCGTCGGGCTGGAGCTGGTGGAGTGGGCCGACGGCAAAAATCTGCGCGAGCTGGGGATTTACCGCCAGACAGGCTGTTACATTGAGCGCATCCGTCGCAACGGTATTCTGGCAACGCCTGACGGTGATGCCGTCTTACAGGTGGGTGATGAAATTGCGCTGGTAGGCTATCCCGATGCCCACGCCCGGCTCGATCACAGCTTTCGTAATGGTAAAGAGGTTTTCGACCGCGACTTGCTCGACATGCGTATTGTGACCGAAGAGATTGTGGTTAAAAATCACAATGCCGTCGGTCGTCGGCTGGCACAGCTAAAACTGACCGATCACGGCTGTTTCCTCAACCGGGTGATCCGCAGCCAGATTGAAATGCCTATTGACGATAATGTGGTGCTCAATAAAGGCGACGTACTGCAAGTGAGCGGCGATGCACGACGCGTGAAAACCGTTGCCGATCGTATTGGCTTTGTCTCTATTCATAGCCAGGTCACCGACCTGCTGGCTTTCTGCTCGTTTTTTGTTGTTGGCCTGATGATCGGCATGATCACCTTCCAGTTCAGTTCGTTCAGTTTTGGCGTCGGTAACGCCGCTGGCCTGCTATTTGCCGGTATCATGCTTGGATTTTTGCGCGCCAACCATCCGACCTTTGGTTATATCCCCCAGGGGGCGCTGACAATGGTAAAAGAGTTCGGCCTGATGGTATTTATGGCTGGCGTCGGCCTGAGCGCGGGGAGCGGGATTGGCCACGGTCTTGGCGCGGTGGGCGGCCAAATGCTGATTGCCGGGCTGGTAGTCAGTCTGCTGCCGGTGGTCATCTGCTTTCTGTTTGGCGCTTACGTCCTGCGCATGAACCGGGCGATGCTTTTTGGCGCGATGATGGGCGCGCGGACCTGCGCCCCGGCGATGGAAATCATCAGCGACACGGCACGCAGTAACATTCCGGCGCTGGGCTATGCCGGCACCTACGCGATTGCTAACGTCCTGCTCACCCTGGCAGGCACACTGATCATCGTGATCTGGCCCGGCTTCGGATAA
- a CDS encoding MFS transporter, translated as MTPRKALQLRTWALFTFFFIPGLLMASWATRTPAIRDILSVSTAEMGAVLFGLSIGSMSGVLSSAWLVKRFGTRKVIRATMFSAVLGMLVMSGALWLSSAFCFAFGLAIFGGSFGAAEVAINIEGATVEREINKTVLPMMHGFYSFGTLAGAGVGMMLTRFEVTASLHLLIAALFAILPVAIAIKAIPEGNGKNSAETAVSREKGLPFYRDIQLLLIGVIVLAMAFAEGSANDWLPLLMVDGHGFSPTSGSLIYAGFTLGMTVGRFTGGFFIDRYSRVAVVRASAIMGALGIALIIFVDSAWVAGVSVILWGLGASLGFPLTISAASDTGPDASTRVSVVAITGYLAFLVGPPLLGFLGEHYGLRSAMIVVLSLVLIAALVAKAVAKPAPSLAMESQ; from the coding sequence ATGACGCCTCGCAAAGCCCTGCAATTACGCACCTGGGCTCTTTTTACATTCTTCTTTATTCCGGGCCTGTTAATGGCTTCCTGGGCTACGCGCACGCCGGCAATCCGCGATATTTTATCGGTGTCGACCGCCGAGATGGGGGCGGTGCTGTTCGGACTTTCTATCGGCTCCATGAGCGGCGTTTTATCCTCTGCCTGGCTGGTGAAGCGTTTTGGTACGCGAAAAGTGATCCGTGCCACCATGTTCAGTGCGGTACTGGGAATGCTGGTAATGAGCGGTGCACTGTGGCTCTCATCGGCATTCTGCTTTGCGTTTGGGCTGGCTATTTTTGGCGGCAGCTTTGGTGCGGCGGAAGTCGCCATAAATATTGAAGGTGCAACGGTTGAGCGGGAAATCAATAAAACCGTGCTGCCGATGATGCACGGTTTTTACAGTTTCGGCACGCTGGCAGGTGCGGGCGTCGGCATGATGCTGACCCGTTTTGAGGTGACGGCGAGCCTTCATCTTCTGATCGCTGCGCTATTCGCCATACTGCCTGTTGCCATTGCCATTAAAGCCATTCCCGAAGGTAACGGTAAAAACAGCGCGGAAACCGCAGTCTCGCGCGAGAAAGGCTTACCGTTTTATCGCGACATTCAGCTGTTGTTGATTGGCGTTATCGTCCTCGCGATGGCCTTTGCCGAAGGCTCGGCCAACGACTGGCTGCCGCTTCTGATGGTCGACGGTCATGGATTCAGCCCTACTTCAGGCTCGCTGATTTATGCCGGATTTACGCTGGGCATGACGGTGGGACGCTTTACCGGCGGCTTTTTCATTGACCGTTATAGCCGGGTTGCCGTGGTGCGGGCCAGTGCAATCATGGGCGCGCTGGGTATTGCGCTGATCATCTTTGTCGACAGCGCCTGGGTGGCAGGCGTGTCGGTGATCCTGTGGGGGCTGGGCGCATCGCTGGGCTTCCCGCTTACCATCTCTGCCGCCAGTGACACCGGTCCGGACGCGTCGACGCGGGTCAGCGTGGTGGCTATTACCGGCTATCTGGCGTTCCTCGTCGGGCCGCCGCTGCTCGGTTTTCTCGGCGAACATTATGGCCTGCGCAGCGCAATGATCGTGGTGCTCAGTCTGGTACTGATTGCCGCCCTGGTGGCTAAAGCGGTGGCTAAACCCGCACCTTCCCTTGCTATGGAGAGTCAATGA
- the nfsA gene encoding oxygen-insensitive NADPH nitroreductase — protein sequence MTPTIDLLRSHRSIRHFTDRPISDEQRHAIIASAQSASSSSFLQCSSIVRITDPQMRAALVTLTGGQQHVADAAEFWVFCADFNRNLQICPDAQLGLAEQLLLGAVDTAMLGQNAMTAAESLGLGGVYIGGIRNSIEAVTELLQLPKYVLPLFGLCLGWPADDPDVKPRMPEAMLVHENHYQPLDTSVLADYDEELANYYLNRDSNTRRDTWSDHIRRTIIKESRPFILDYLHKQGWATR from the coding sequence ATGACGCCGACTATCGATCTTCTGCGTAGCCATCGCTCAATTCGCCATTTCACCGATCGCCCTATCTCTGATGAGCAGCGCCACGCGATTATTGCCAGCGCCCAGTCGGCCTCCAGCTCCAGTTTTTTACAATGCAGTTCTATTGTGCGGATAACGGATCCGCAGATGCGTGCCGCCCTGGTGACGCTGACGGGAGGTCAACAGCACGTCGCAGACGCTGCTGAATTTTGGGTATTTTGTGCCGACTTCAATCGTAACCTGCAAATCTGTCCGGATGCCCAGCTTGGGCTGGCGGAACAGCTTCTGCTGGGCGCGGTTGATACCGCAATGCTCGGACAAAATGCCATGACCGCAGCAGAGTCCCTGGGGCTGGGCGGCGTATACATTGGTGGCATTCGTAACAGCATTGAAGCGGTAACCGAATTACTCCAGCTGCCAAAATACGTGCTGCCGTTGTTCGGCCTGTGCCTCGGCTGGCCTGCGGACGATCCGGATGTTAAACCGCGGATGCCCGAAGCTATGCTGGTTCATGAAAATCATTATCAGCCGCTGGATACATCCGTTCTGGCAGACTATGACGAGGAACTGGCCAATTATTATCTCAATCGTGACAGCAACACGCGCCGCGATACCTGGAGCGATCATATTCGTCGCACCATCATTAAAGAGAGCCGCCCGTTTATCCTTGATTATTTGCATAAACAGGGATGGGCAACCCGCTAA
- the ybjG gene encoding undecaprenyl-diphosphate phosphatase, with protein sequence MLENINYALFYLINATPDSAQWSLPLARMIADDLIKIVPLMAIALWLWGPRKQVCAQRQLVIKVTLAMGVSLTISWLIGTLFPHQRPFAAGVGYNFLEHKANNAFPSNHGTIAFTFALAFLFWHRLWSGAVLLVMACAIAWSRIYLGVHWPLDMLGGLLAAMTGCLAAQILWALVGQVIYPPLEQLYRLCFSMPIRKGWVRD encoded by the coding sequence ATGCTGGAAAATATTAACTATGCCCTTTTTTACCTTATTAATGCCACCCCGGACTCAGCGCAGTGGAGTCTGCCCCTCGCGCGAATGATCGCCGACGATCTGATTAAAATCGTCCCGCTGATGGCCATCGCACTCTGGCTATGGGGGCCGCGCAAACAGGTGTGCGCTCAGCGTCAACTGGTTATTAAAGTCACCCTCGCCATGGGCGTGAGCCTGACGATATCCTGGCTTATTGGCACCCTGTTCCCTCACCAGCGCCCCTTTGCCGCAGGCGTTGGCTACAACTTTCTTGAGCATAAAGCCAATAATGCGTTTCCCAGCAACCACGGCACCATTGCCTTCACTTTCGCGCTGGCGTTCCTGTTCTGGCATCGTCTGTGGTCCGGTGCCGTTCTGCTGGTCATGGCCTGCGCGATTGCCTGGTCGCGAATTTACCTTGGCGTACATTGGCCGCTGGATATGTTAGGCGGATTGCTGGCGGCAATGACGGGCTGTCTGGCCGCTCAGATCCTCTGGGCGCTTGTCGGGCAGGTGATTTACCCGCCGCTTGAGCAATTATATCGCCTCTGCTTTTCAATGCCGATCCGTAAAGGCTGGGTGCGTGACTAG
- a CDS encoding TetR/AcrR family transcriptional regulator gives MVRPPNDPQRREKILQATLETIAIHGISAVTHRKIAHCAGVPLGSLTYYFTSLDALLEEAFSGFTEQMSVQYLAFFQDVQDRNEAAEAVTELIFSAQMTTVRNMELMYQLYAFMSKKPVLKGVMQNWMRRSQHTLESWFDPVTARALDAFIEGMTLHFVVDRQPLTRDEIRRMVARIAGEGDFRQ, from the coding sequence ATGGTTCGCCCGCCCAACGATCCACAGCGTCGGGAGAAAATCCTTCAGGCGACGCTTGAAACTATCGCTATCCACGGTATTAGCGCGGTCACACACCGGAAAATTGCCCACTGCGCTGGCGTCCCGCTGGGATCGCTGACTTACTATTTCACCAGCCTTGATGCGCTTCTGGAAGAAGCATTCAGCGGGTTTACCGAACAGATGTCGGTTCAGTATCTGGCATTTTTTCAGGATGTGCAGGATCGCAACGAGGCCGCTGAGGCGGTCACTGAACTGATCTTCAGCGCCCAAATGACCACGGTCAGAAATATGGAGCTGATGTATCAGCTCTATGCCTTTATGAGTAAAAAACCGGTGTTGAAAGGCGTGATGCAAAACTGGATGCGCCGTAGCCAGCATACCCTCGAATCCTGGTTCGATCCGGTCACTGCCCGGGCGCTGGATGCGTTTATCGAAGGAATGACGCTGCATTTTGTGGTTGACCGCCAGCCGCTGACGCGCGATGAAATCCGCCGTATGGTGGCGAGAATTGCGGGGGAGGGGGATTTCAGGCAATAA
- a CDS encoding Cof-type HAD-IIB family hydrolase → MSIKLIAVDMDGTFLSDAKIYNRPRFLAQYQRMKQQGIRFVVASGNQYYQLISFFPEIADEIAFVAENGGWVVDAQEDIFNCSLSKDHFDAVVKHLHTLTNIEIIACGKNSAYTLRQYDDAFKALAARYYHRLEEVDNFDNINDTILKFGLNIPDTLVPEMQELLHLTLGDRMTAVTTGHGSIDLIIPGVHKANGLRILQERWGIDDSEVVAFGDSGNDIEMLRQAKFSFAMSNASPAVKAVARFDAPLNNDEGVLAIIDNVLNGDAPFN, encoded by the coding sequence ATGAGCATTAAACTTATCGCCGTTGATATGGATGGCACCTTTCTTAGTGATGCAAAAATCTATAACCGCCCGCGTTTTCTGGCGCAGTATCAGCGTATGAAACAGCAGGGGATCCGTTTTGTGGTCGCCAGCGGCAACCAGTATTATCAGCTAATCTCTTTTTTCCCCGAGATTGCCGATGAAATTGCGTTTGTCGCCGAAAATGGCGGCTGGGTGGTGGATGCACAGGAGGACATTTTTAACTGCAGCCTCTCTAAAGATCACTTTGATGCCGTGGTTAAGCATCTGCATACCCTGACGAATATTGAAATTATTGCCTGCGGTAAAAACAGCGCCTATACGCTCAGGCAGTATGATGACGCCTTTAAAGCGCTTGCCGCCCGCTATTATCACCGCCTTGAGGAGGTGGATAATTTCGATAATATCAACGATACCATCCTGAAGTTCGGGCTAAATATTCCGGACACACTGGTACCTGAGATGCAGGAATTACTCCATCTGACGCTCGGCGACAGAATGACTGCCGTCACGACCGGCCACGGCAGTATCGATTTAATTATTCCCGGAGTGCATAAAGCAAATGGTTTGCGGATACTCCAGGAGCGCTGGGGTATCGATGACAGCGAAGTGGTTGCCTTTGGCGACAGTGGCAACGACATTGAAATGCTGCGCCAGGCAAAATTCAGCTTTGCTATGTCCAATGCATCCCCGGCCGTAAAAGCCGTCGCCCGATTCGACGCGCCGTTAAATAATGATGAAGGTGTACTGGCAATTATTGATAATGTGCTGAATGGTGACGCGCCGTTTAATTAA
- a CDS encoding inner membrane protein YbjM → MKSERGWAGVVCCFLLFIIVYLGLSMKMQGAFRTSGNPELGLLFFILPGAVASFLSSRRRVLRPLLGAILAAPLCLVVMRLFFTSYRSVWQELAWLFSAVFWCALGALCFLFISSLLEGKRR, encoded by the coding sequence TTGAAGTCTGAACGGGGTTGGGCCGGCGTTGTCTGCTGTTTTTTACTTTTTATTATCGTGTATCTTGGTTTATCTATGAAAATGCAGGGTGCATTTCGCACGTCCGGTAATCCGGAACTGGGTCTGCTGTTTTTCATTCTGCCGGGTGCGGTGGCCAGCTTCTTGTCCTCCCGTCGGCGCGTGCTACGTCCTTTGCTGGGAGCGATACTGGCGGCTCCACTGTGTCTGGTGGTAATGCGTCTGTTTTTTACGTCTTATCGTTCCGTCTGGCAGGAACTGGCATGGTTGTTCAGTGCTGTATTCTGGTGTGCGCTGGGTGCACTGTGCTTTTTGTTCATCAGTTCTTTGCTGGAAGGTAAACGAAGATAG
- a CDS encoding YbjN domain-containing protein, with translation MDSLVVPGLDTLRQWLDELGISFFECDTCQALHLPHMQNFDGIFDAKVDIIDGVILFSALAEVKPSALLPLACDLSAINASSLTVKAFLDIQDDNLPKLVVCQSLSAAVGVTKEQFAWFLSHGEEQISMVILEAGANQLLFTAEEEETPKEDVRYHFLH, from the coding sequence ATGGATTCACTCGTTGTTCCGGGTCTGGATACGTTACGTCAATGGCTCGATGAACTGGGAATTAGCTTTTTCGAGTGTGATACTTGCCAGGCGTTGCACCTTCCCCATATGCAGAATTTTGACGGTATCTTTGACGCTAAGGTCGATATTATCGATGGCGTGATTCTGTTTTCGGCGCTGGCTGAGGTAAAGCCCTCCGCGCTGCTGCCGCTGGCCTGCGATCTGTCGGCGATTAATGCCAGCTCGCTTACCGTTAAGGCATTTCTGGATATTCAGGATGATAACCTGCCTAAGCTGGTCGTTTGCCAGTCGTTATCTGCCGCGGTCGGCGTAACTAAAGAGCAGTTTGCCTGGTTCCTTAGCCACGGCGAAGAGCAGATCTCTATGGTGATCCTCGAAGCGGGTGCTAATCAGCTACTCTTTACTGCTGAAGAAGAAGAAACGCCTAAAGAAGATGTCCGGTACCATTTTCTTCACTGA
- the rimK gene encoding 30S ribosomal protein S6--L-glutamate ligase, with the protein MKIAILSRDGTLYSCKRLRDAAVQRGHSVDILDPLSCYMNINPSVSSIHYKGRQLPHFDAVIPRIGSAITFYGTAALRQFELLGSFPLNESVAIARARDKLRSMQLLARKGIDLPLTGMAHSPDDTSDLIDMVGGAPLVVKLVEGTQGIGVVLAETRQAAESVIDAFRGLNAHILVQEYIAEARGRDIRCLVVGDKVVAAIERCAKEGDFRSNLHRGGVASVAVISERERLIAITAAQTLGLDVAGVDILRASRGPLVMEVNASPGLEGIEKTTGIDIASHMIQWIECQATPEYCLKIGG; encoded by the coding sequence GTGAAGATTGCCATTTTGTCCCGGGACGGAACGCTCTATTCCTGTAAACGTCTGCGCGACGCTGCCGTACAGCGTGGGCATAGCGTTGATATTCTCGACCCGCTCTCCTGCTATATGAATATCAATCCGTCGGTATCCTCTATTCACTATAAAGGCCGTCAGCTGCCGCATTTTGATGCGGTTATACCGCGCATCGGATCGGCCATTACTTTTTACGGTACGGCGGCGCTGCGGCAGTTTGAGCTGCTTGGCAGTTTCCCGCTAAATGAATCGGTTGCCATTGCCCGCGCGCGCGACAAGCTACGTTCAATGCAGTTACTGGCACGGAAGGGGATTGATTTGCCGCTGACCGGTATGGCGCATTCGCCGGACGATACCAGTGATTTAATCGACATGGTAGGCGGTGCGCCGCTGGTGGTTAAACTGGTTGAGGGTACGCAGGGTATTGGTGTGGTACTGGCAGAAACGCGTCAGGCAGCGGAAAGCGTTATTGATGCCTTTCGCGGCCTGAATGCGCATATCCTGGTTCAGGAATATATCGCCGAAGCCAGAGGACGTGATATTCGCTGTCTGGTGGTCGGGGATAAGGTGGTAGCGGCAATCGAGCGTTGTGCGAAAGAGGGCGATTTTCGCTCCAACCTCCACCGGGGGGGAGTGGCAAGCGTCGCGGTTATTAGCGAGCGTGAACGCCTGATTGCGATTACGGCGGCCCAGACGCTGGGGCTTGACGTGGCCGGTGTTGATATCCTGCGCGCCAGTCGCGGACCGCTGGTGATGGAAGTTAACGCCTCTCCAGGTCTGGAAGGCATTGAGAAAACCACCGGTATTGATATCGCATCCCACATGATCCAGTGGATCGAGTGCCAGGCAACACCGGAATATTGCCTGAAAATTGGTGGTTGA
- the dacC gene encoding serine-type D-Ala-D-Ala carboxypeptidase, producing the protein MTRSVFTLRGLLAGSTLLLLVSPALQAAEQLPTAPALDARAWILMDYASGKVLAESQADEQLDPASLTKIMTSYVTGQALKAGKIKLTDMVTIGKDAWATGNPALRGSSLMFLKPGDQVSVEDLNKGVIIQSGNDASIAIADHVAGSQDAFIGLMNNYAQKLGLTNTTFRTVHGLDAPGQFSTARDMALLTKAMIHDVPEEYAIHKEKEYTFNKIRQPNRNRLLWSTSLNADGVKTGTTAGAGYNLVASATQGDMRLISVVLGTKTDRIRFNESEKLLSWGFRFYETVTPIKPDATFISQRVWFGNTSEVKLGAGEAGSVTIPRGQLKNLKASYNLNQPQLTAPLAKGQVVGTIDFQLNNKTIEQRPLIVMEAVEEGGFFSRMWDFVMMKFHGWFGSWFS; encoded by the coding sequence ATGACGCGTTCCGTTTTTACTCTTCGCGGCCTTTTGGCTGGATCGACTCTGTTACTTCTCGTTTCACCCGCGCTTCAGGCCGCAGAGCAGCTTCCTACAGCACCGGCTCTGGATGCGCGCGCGTGGATCCTGATGGATTACGCCAGCGGTAAAGTGCTCGCCGAGAGCCAGGCTGATGAGCAGCTTGATCCGGCCAGCCTGACCAAAATCATGACCAGTTATGTGACGGGGCAGGCGTTGAAAGCAGGCAAGATCAAGCTCACTGATATGGTGACGATTGGTAAAGATGCCTGGGCGACCGGCAATCCGGCGCTGCGTGGCTCATCGCTGATGTTCCTCAAACCTGGCGATCAGGTGTCGGTCGAAGATCTCAACAAGGGCGTTATCATCCAGTCCGGTAACGATGCCAGTATTGCTATTGCCGATCACGTGGCGGGCAGTCAGGATGCATTTATTGGCCTGATGAATAACTATGCTCAGAAGCTGGGACTAACCAATACCACATTCAGAACCGTGCACGGTCTGGATGCGCCTGGACAGTTCAGCACCGCGCGCGATATGGCCCTGCTAACCAAAGCCATGATCCATGATGTGCCGGAAGAGTATGCTATTCATAAAGAGAAAGAATACACCTTCAACAAGATCCGCCAGCCGAACCGTAACCGCCTGTTGTGGAGCACCAGCCTTAATGCCGACGGGGTAAAAACCGGGACGACGGCCGGTGCCGGTTATAACCTGGTCGCCTCGGCAACTCAGGGCGATATGCGTCTGATTTCAGTGGTGCTTGGCACCAAAACCGACCGCATCCGCTTTAATGAATCGGAAAAATTGCTGAGCTGGGGCTTTCGTTTTTATGAAACCGTCACGCCAATAAAGCCAGATGCCACCTTTATCAGTCAGAGAGTCTGGTTCGGTAATACCAGTGAAGTTAAGCTGGGCGCAGGTGAGGCCGGTTCGGTGACCATCCCGCGCGGCCAGCTCAAAAATCTTAAAGCCAGCTATAACCTGAACCAGCCGCAGCTGACGGCTCCGCTGGCAAAAGGACAGGTGGTAGGCACCATTGATTTCCAGCTGAATAACAAAACCATTGAGCAGCGCCCGCTGATCGTCATGGAGGCCGTGGAAGAGGGCGGGTTCTTCAGCCGGATGTGGGATTTCGTGATGATGAAATTCCACGGCTGGTTCGGCAGCTGGTTTTCGTAA
- the deoR gene encoding DNA-binding transcriptional repressor DeoR, with amino-acid sequence MEMRRDERIGKLIHALKRSDKLHLKEAAALLGVSEMTVRRDLNSHDGPVVLLGGYVVLEPRGASHYLLSDQKMRLVEEKRKAARLAASLLKTHQMAFFDCGTTTPWIIEAISDDIPFTGVCYSLNTFLALQEKPLCRVILCGGEFHASNAIFKPLTLQDTLAHLSPDIAFYSAAGVDPVHGATCFNLEELPVKQWAMRHARYHVLVVDHSKFGKVRPARMGELSCFDAIVSDSRPDEALTALANAQSIDLLY; translated from the coding sequence ATGGAAATGCGACGCGACGAACGGATTGGTAAACTGATCCATGCGCTGAAACGCAGCGATAAGCTGCACCTGAAAGAGGCAGCGGCCCTGCTCGGCGTGTCGGAGATGACGGTCCGTCGCGATCTAAACAGTCACGATGGACCGGTGGTACTGCTAGGCGGCTATGTGGTGCTCGAACCCCGCGGGGCCAGTCATTATCTGCTCAGCGATCAAAAAATGCGGCTGGTGGAGGAAAAGCGTAAAGCTGCCCGTCTGGCCGCCAGCCTGCTTAAAACACATCAAATGGCCTTTTTTGACTGTGGTACTACCACGCCGTGGATTATCGAGGCGATAAGCGACGATATCCCGTTTACCGGCGTCTGTTACTCGCTTAATACCTTTCTTGCGCTCCAGGAAAAGCCGCTGTGTCGGGTGATCCTCTGCGGCGGTGAATTTCACGCCAGCAATGCTATTTTTAAACCGCTGACCCTTCAGGATACGCTGGCTCACCTGAGCCCGGATATCGCATTTTATTCTGCGGCTGGCGTCGATCCGGTCCACGGCGCGACCTGCTTTAATCTCGAAGAACTCCCGGTTAAGCAGTGGGCTATGCGCCATGCGCGCTACCATGTTCTGGTAGTGGATCACAGTAAGTTTGGCAAAGTGCGTCCGGCGCGCATGGGAGAGTTGAGCTGCTTTGATGCTATCGTCAGCGACAGTCGACCGGATGAAGCGCTGACTGCGCTGGCAAACGCGCAGTCAATCGATTTACTGTACTGA